One segment of Deltaproteobacteria bacterium DNA contains the following:
- a CDS encoding isochorismatase family protein, with amino-acid sequence MSRPLRENLEVVEEQGGEWVRCAACGHRLCSAAEDWREACVKRLLPPGRMGPFHEIMEGRAVLDERYCPGCGLSLDATVIVDEERPAQRAAPNRVTGEPLVLDAGSAAVVVLDLNTKAEEASQPAQPLIRPAGVFLDKARAASVPVVFTVVVWEKDTPAGAVAGALARRDNEPVLYPNGYDKFLGGGLRELLEGWGTDTLVFLGGAANFALLYTATTAARAYGYTVVVPLDGVYAHSDYEMEYTLHQFTVLPRVADRFR; translated from the coding sequence GTGAGCCGGCCGCTGCGGGAAAACCTCGAGGTGGTGGAGGAGCAGGGCGGCGAATGGGTCCGGTGCGCCGCCTGCGGCCACCGGCTGTGCAGTGCCGCCGAGGACTGGCGCGAGGCTTGCGTGAAGCGGCTGCTGCCGCCCGGCCGCATGGGGCCGTTCCACGAGATCATGGAAGGCCGCGCCGTGCTCGATGAACGCTATTGCCCGGGCTGCGGCCTGTCGCTGGATGCGACGGTGATCGTGGACGAGGAACGGCCGGCGCAGCGCGCCGCGCCGAACCGGGTGACGGGGGAACCGCTGGTCCTGGATGCGGGGAGCGCCGCGGTGGTGGTGCTCGACCTCAACACCAAGGCCGAGGAGGCGTCCCAGCCGGCTCAACCGCTGATACGGCCGGCCGGCGTCTTCCTCGACAAGGCCCGGGCGGCATCGGTGCCGGTGGTCTTTACCGTGGTGGTGTGGGAGAAGGACACGCCGGCCGGCGCGGTGGCCGGAGCCCTGGCGCGCCGGGACAACGAACCGGTCCTGTATCCCAACGGCTACGACAAGTTCCTCGGCGGCGGCCTGCGGGAGTTGCTGGAAGGTTGGGGGACGGACACGCTGGTGTTCCTGGGCGGCGCGGCGAACTTCGCATTGCTCTACACCGCCACCACGGCCGCGCGCGCCTACGGCTACACGGTGGTGGTGCCCCTCGACGGGGTCTACGCCCATTCCGACTATGAGATGGAGTACACGCTGCATCAGTTCACGGTCCTGCCCCGGGTCGCCGACAGGTTCCGCT
- a CDS encoding hydantoinase B/oxoprolinase family protein, whose product MADNGRTVDPVTFEILSHRLQRIAKEMGTTIERVGGTVNTTQMHDYMASLYRADGEILATGESMPWHVACAGFTVKWIIERFAEYDGVNEDDVFLLNDPYVSAVHQSDVYVVSPIHVEGRLIGWSASFVHVMDIGAMSPGGDSPEAKEICHEGLRIPGIKLVDRGNLRKDVFDTLINMTRRPDMVALDINCQLAGHSVAKSRMRQFYTLHGVDLMDAVAAQMIDYSERALRKRLEDIPDGEWSDSAAIESREGSWTVRLTLRKQGSRMVFDFTGTDPQAPVGVNLPYHATFGTCFEGLVETVAYDVPRNHGLFRPIETIAPPGTLVNVTHPAPVSLNTTSGGATAKYLVVSVLNGMLAGSQAWRDEIMVRIWGGRRVRTSGVNQHGMFYSTSLAMSPLSGSGARATMDGVDTTKLDFMTCPNVEWLEANCPMLFLFRRHARDQQGAGRFRGGTGAEMAFSVHKAPNGKIEGVAFGVAGLVNGGRGIFGGYPGAPSILVHLGGTTLGEMLGADRVPQALDELGGTPRVLPYASFELRRDDVLYYTLGMGGGYGCPLDRDPAAVLKDVEDELVSAETARGVYGVVVDADSLTVDVQATSDLRRRRLLENRGGGA is encoded by the coding sequence ATGGCTGACAACGGCCGGACCGTGGATCCGGTGACCTTCGAGATCCTCTCGCACCGGCTCCAGCGCATCGCCAAGGAGATGGGCACGACCATCGAGCGCGTCGGGGGAACCGTCAACACCACCCAGATGCACGACTACATGGCCTCGCTCTACCGCGCCGACGGCGAGATCCTGGCCACCGGCGAGTCCATGCCCTGGCACGTGGCCTGCGCCGGGTTCACGGTCAAGTGGATCATCGAGCGCTTTGCCGAGTATGACGGGGTGAACGAGGACGACGTCTTTCTGCTGAACGATCCCTACGTCTCGGCGGTGCACCAATCGGACGTCTACGTCGTTTCCCCCATCCACGTGGAGGGGCGCCTGATCGGCTGGAGCGCGTCGTTCGTCCACGTGATGGACATCGGCGCCATGTCGCCGGGGGGCGATTCTCCCGAAGCCAAGGAGATCTGCCACGAGGGCCTGCGCATTCCGGGCATCAAGCTGGTGGACCGGGGCAACCTCCGCAAGGACGTGTTCGACACCCTGATCAACATGACCCGGCGGCCCGACATGGTGGCCCTGGACATCAACTGCCAACTGGCCGGCCACAGCGTGGCCAAGTCGCGCATGCGACAGTTCTACACCCTCCACGGCGTCGACCTCATGGACGCCGTGGCCGCCCAGATGATCGACTACTCCGAGCGGGCCCTGCGCAAACGGCTGGAGGACATCCCGGACGGCGAGTGGAGCGACAGCGCCGCCATCGAGTCCAGGGAGGGCTCCTGGACCGTGAGGCTGACCCTTAGGAAACAGGGCAGCCGCATGGTCTTCGACTTCACCGGCACCGACCCCCAGGCGCCCGTCGGCGTCAATCTGCCCTACCACGCCACCTTCGGCACCTGCTTCGAAGGCCTCGTGGAGACCGTGGCCTACGATGTTCCCCGCAACCATGGGCTGTTCCGGCCCATCGAGACCATCGCGCCGCCGGGGACCCTGGTCAACGTCACCCATCCGGCTCCGGTTTCCCTCAACACCACCTCGGGGGGCGCCACCGCCAAGTACCTGGTGGTATCGGTGCTGAACGGCATGCTGGCGGGCAGCCAGGCGTGGCGCGACGAGATCATGGTGCGCATCTGGGGCGGGCGCCGGGTGCGGACCTCGGGGGTCAACCAGCACGGCATGTTCTATTCGACGAGCCTGGCCATGTCGCCGCTGAGCGGCAGCGGCGCCCGCGCCACCATGGACGGGGTCGACACCACCAAGCTTGACTTCATGACCTGTCCCAACGTGGAGTGGCTGGAGGCCAACTGCCCGATGCTGTTCCTGTTCCGGCGCCACGCCAGGGACCAGCAGGGGGCCGGCCGGTTCCGCGGCGGCACCGGGGCGGAAATGGCGTTCTCGGTGCACAAGGCGCCCAACGGCAAGATCGAGGGCGTGGCCTTCGGCGTGGCCGGCCTCGTCAACGGCGGCCGCGGCATTTTCGGGGGCTACCCGGGGGCGCCGAGCATTCTGGTGCACCTGGGAGGGACCACGCTGGGTGAGATGCTGGGCGCGGACCGGGTGCCGCAGGCCCTCGACGAGCTCGGCGGTACGCCGCGGGTGCTGCCCTACGCGAGCTTCGAGCTCAGGCGGGACGACGTCCTCTACTACACCCTCGGCATGGGCGGGGGCTACGGCTGTCCGCTGGACCGGGATCCGGCGGCGGTGTTGAAGGACGTGGAGGACGAGCTGGTGTCGGCGGAGACCGCCCGCGGCGTCTACGGCGTGGTCGTCGATGCGGATTCCCTCACCGTGGACGTTCAGGCCACCAGCGACCTCCGGCGGCGGCGTCTGCTGGAGAACCGGGGAGGGGGGGCGTGA
- a CDS encoding hydantoinase/oxoprolinase family protein, producing MSDSYIVGVDIGGTFTDCVAVSGEGTMTLGKASSTPDNFALGVLDAVRDAAHHLGMADERGLLSATRLFYHACTIGDNTLITRSGARTGLIATAGFGDTILMMRGGVVAGLPEAEAHHMAALTKPEPLVPKRFIAEVNERVDFEGEVLADLDEAEAERAIRKLVDNGVESVAVSLLWSIANDRHERVIGELLRRRYPDLFVTLSSEAASFQGEYERTATTVFNAYIGPRIGSYLNDLRVILADRGLRREPLIMQAYGGVLGVDDSVRKAVGTIESGPAAGVAACRFMGSLSGIDNIVAADMGGTTFKVGIIRDAAVERDYQPIFLRYRLLSPKIWVESIGAGGGSIAWIEEGTGLLKVGPRGAGATPGPVCYNRGGTEPTVTDASLVLGYLNPGYFLGGQIALDVEAARRAVEERVAGPLGMSVTEAAGAIHRIVNAQMSDLIRNATIQRGHDPRGDTMFAFGGACPVHAGRFAAELGIEQVVIPVTASVHGAVGLVSSDVVYEEGVSDRTLVPVPADRVNASFSPILSKVRRSLEDAGFGARDITLARSVDMRYRYQVHEINVPIPPGEAVLTDEDLEGVYARFDRLYEAAYGKGSAYRAAGKEIVTLRVTGSGALPKPALRPLEEGGAAAAARKGQRPVYFEEFGDYVPTVLYDIARMRPGMVIAEPGVIETPITTILINPGDRAVMDGIGNIRITVGSQATLSGGAATLSRGENDG from the coding sequence GTGAGCGACTCCTACATCGTCGGCGTCGACATCGGCGGGACCTTCACCGATTGCGTCGCGGTCAGCGGCGAGGGGACCATGACCCTGGGCAAGGCTTCCTCGACGCCGGACAATTTCGCCCTGGGCGTGCTCGACGCGGTGCGGGACGCGGCGCACCATCTCGGCATGGCGGACGAGCGCGGGCTGCTGAGCGCCACCCGGCTCTTCTACCACGCCTGCACCATCGGCGATAACACGCTGATCACCCGGAGCGGCGCGCGCACCGGCCTCATCGCCACCGCCGGGTTCGGCGACACCATCCTGATGATGCGCGGCGGCGTGGTGGCCGGACTGCCCGAGGCCGAGGCCCACCACATGGCGGCGCTCACCAAGCCCGAACCCCTGGTCCCCAAGCGTTTCATCGCCGAGGTCAACGAGCGGGTCGATTTCGAAGGGGAGGTGCTGGCGGACCTGGACGAGGCGGAAGCCGAGCGGGCGATCCGAAAACTCGTGGACAATGGCGTCGAGTCGGTGGCGGTCTCGCTCCTGTGGTCCATCGCCAACGACCGCCACGAACGAGTGATCGGCGAGCTCCTGCGCCGGCGGTACCCGGACCTTTTCGTAACCCTCTCCAGCGAGGCGGCTTCCTTCCAGGGGGAATACGAACGTACCGCCACGACGGTCTTCAATGCCTACATCGGCCCGCGAATCGGCTCCTACCTCAACGACCTGCGCGTGATCCTGGCGGACCGGGGCCTGCGGCGCGAGCCGTTGATCATGCAGGCCTACGGCGGGGTCCTGGGCGTGGACGACTCGGTGCGCAAGGCGGTGGGAACCATCGAGTCCGGCCCGGCGGCCGGGGTCGCCGCCTGCCGCTTCATGGGGAGCCTGAGCGGCATCGACAACATCGTGGCCGCGGACATGGGCGGCACCACCTTCAAGGTCGGCATCATCCGCGATGCCGCCGTCGAGCGGGACTACCAGCCGATCTTCCTTCGCTACCGGTTGCTGTCGCCCAAGATCTGGGTGGAATCCATCGGCGCCGGCGGCGGCAGCATCGCCTGGATCGAGGAAGGCACCGGTCTTTTGAAGGTCGGCCCCCGGGGCGCCGGGGCCACGCCCGGGCCGGTGTGCTACAACCGCGGCGGCACCGAGCCCACGGTCACCGACGCGAGCCTGGTCCTGGGGTACCTGAACCCGGGGTATTTCCTGGGCGGGCAGATTGCCCTGGACGTGGAAGCCGCCCGGCGGGCGGTGGAGGAGAGGGTGGCCGGGCCCTTGGGCATGAGCGTCACCGAGGCGGCCGGCGCCATCCACCGCATCGTCAACGCCCAGATGAGCGACCTCATCCGAAACGCCACCATCCAGCGCGGCCACGACCCGCGAGGCGATACCATGTTCGCCTTCGGCGGCGCCTGTCCGGTGCACGCCGGCCGGTTCGCTGCCGAGCTCGGAATCGAGCAGGTGGTGATCCCGGTCACCGCGTCAGTGCACGGCGCGGTGGGTCTGGTGTCCTCGGACGTGGTGTACGAGGAAGGGGTCTCCGACCGCACCCTGGTGCCGGTGCCCGCCGACCGGGTCAACGCGTCCTTCTCGCCGATCCTGTCCAAGGTCCGCCGCAGCCTGGAGGACGCGGGTTTCGGCGCCCGGGACATCACCCTCGCGCGCAGCGTGGACATGCGCTACCGCTACCAGGTCCACGAGATCAACGTGCCGATTCCACCGGGTGAGGCGGTCTTGACCGACGAGGATCTCGAGGGCGTCTACGCCCGGTTCGACCGGCTCTACGAGGCGGCCTACGGCAAGGGCTCGGCCTACCGGGCGGCCGGCAAGGAGATCGTCACCCTGCGGGTCACCGGGTCCGGGGCGCTGCCCAAGCCGGCCCTGCGGCCCCTGGAGGAAGGCGGCGCGGCCGCGGCGGCCCGAAAGGGCCAGCGGCCGGTCTACTTCGAGGAGTTCGGCGACTACGTGCCCACCGTGTTGTACGACATCGCCAGGATGCGGCCGGGCATGGTCATCGCCGAGCCCGGCGTCATCGAGACGCCGATCACGACGATCCTGATCAACCCGGGCGACCGGGCGGTGATGGACGGCATCGGCAACATCCGGATCACGGTCGGCTCGCAAGCGACCCTTTCCGGGGGAGCCGCGACTCTTTCCAGGGGAGAGAACGATGGCTGA
- a CDS encoding ABC transporter substrate-binding protein, producing MKVLSGRSEKGLLRRRAAVMAMAVGMLLAFITGAAAQTGGDALKQLVAAAQKEGELNVFGSGDWHSPRLMAALQKGLNKTYGINVRLKATPGPSASKLMPRMIDEVKTGRAASTDIFFAPSRQQIPSDQAGALLRVDWKKLMPGLKDEEVGINGAAVVIGASIHIIGYNTNLVKAKDLPKSYKDFTNPRYKGKIGTTVFAVGWVEAAIHLGEEEATRIVDAMVANGTIIGTTRTGVQNRVATGEFPIFAFDTKPVAYSRLKAKGAPVDYTTMDDFMSGTASEASVPKTSAHPNLAKLLSVYMLTKQGQDTIWKVIGRDSPFRDGSQLNKLVESKRAAGAKIYFGTDQNVVKNAYFYRKVSRKLAKKLRGN from the coding sequence ATGAAAGTTCTTTCCGGGCGATCCGAGAAGGGTCTTCTTCGGCGGCGCGCCGCCGTCATGGCCATGGCGGTCGGGATGTTGCTCGCCTTCATCACCGGGGCGGCCGCGCAGACGGGCGGCGACGCGCTCAAGCAACTCGTCGCCGCGGCGCAAAAGGAAGGCGAGCTGAACGTCTTCGGTTCCGGCGACTGGCACTCGCCGCGGCTCATGGCGGCCCTCCAGAAGGGGCTCAACAAGACCTACGGCATCAACGTACGTCTCAAGGCGACCCCCGGACCGAGCGCGTCGAAGCTGATGCCGCGGATGATCGACGAGGTCAAGACCGGACGCGCCGCCAGCACCGACATCTTCTTTGCCCCGTCGCGCCAGCAGATCCCGTCGGATCAGGCCGGAGCGCTCCTGCGGGTGGACTGGAAAAAGCTCATGCCGGGCCTCAAGGACGAGGAGGTGGGCATCAACGGCGCCGCCGTGGTCATCGGCGCCTCCATCCACATCATCGGCTACAACACGAACCTCGTGAAGGCCAAGGACTTGCCGAAGTCCTACAAGGACTTCACCAACCCCAGGTACAAGGGCAAGATCGGCACCACGGTCTTTGCCGTGGGCTGGGTCGAGGCGGCGATCCATCTGGGTGAGGAAGAAGCCACGCGCATCGTCGACGCCATGGTCGCCAACGGCACCATCATCGGCACGACCCGAACGGGAGTCCAGAACCGCGTGGCCACGGGCGAGTTTCCGATCTTCGCCTTCGACACCAAGCCGGTGGCCTATTCGCGACTCAAGGCCAAGGGGGCCCCGGTAGACTACACCACCATGGACGACTTCATGTCGGGCACCGCGAGCGAGGCCAGCGTGCCCAAGACGAGCGCGCATCCCAATCTCGCCAAGCTGCTGTCCGTCTACATGCTGACCAAGCAGGGCCAAGACACCATCTGGAAGGTCATCGGGCGCGATTCACCGTTCCGCGACGGTTCTCAGCTCAACAAGCTGGTGGAGAGCAAGCGCGCCGCCGGCGCCAAGATCTACTTCGGCACCGACCAGAACGTGGTGAAGAACGCGTACTTCTACCGGAAGGTTTCCCGGAAGCTCGCCAAGAAACTGCGCGGGAACTAG
- a CDS encoding ATP-binding protein: MIDRDLASKLRNAGRTSPAITLTGPRQSGKTTLCRAVFPQHPYASLEAPDVRAFANEDPRGFLAQFPEGAVIDEVQRVPELLSYLQVFIDEDPAPGHWILTGSQNLSLLESVSQSLAGRTAVYNLLPLHRGEVVRFPYHPQSLDAALLTGGYPRIFDQQLDPADWLRSYVATYIERDVRTIANVGDLTAFQRFLELCAGRTSQLLNYSSLADDCGVSQPTAKAWLSILETSFVVFRLPGFHANLRKRLVKMPKLHFYDTGLLCWILGIRTPEQLRAHPLRGAIFETWVVSEIAKSRANRGETRGLSFYRDRNGAEVDLVIEDPSGVTLVEAKSAETPSSALFGGTRRVRSHLAGLGRPCSVLVAYGGNQTQERSDGSLVPWERLYEFDL, translated from the coding sequence ATGATTGACCGAGACCTCGCCTCCAAGCTCAGGAACGCAGGGCGAACCTCGCCGGCCATTACCCTCACCGGTCCGCGGCAGAGTGGCAAGACGACCTTGTGCCGTGCGGTGTTCCCGCAACACCCCTACGCGAGCCTGGAGGCTCCCGACGTGCGCGCCTTCGCCAACGAGGATCCTCGCGGCTTCCTGGCACAGTTCCCCGAAGGGGCCGTCATCGACGAGGTCCAGCGCGTCCCGGAGTTGCTTTCCTACCTCCAGGTCTTCATCGATGAAGACCCGGCACCCGGGCACTGGATTCTTACCGGTTCACAAAATCTCTCGCTCCTGGAATCGGTGAGCCAGTCCCTGGCCGGCAGGACGGCGGTCTACAATCTGTTGCCATTGCACCGGGGCGAGGTCGTGCGCTTTCCGTATCATCCCCAGAGCCTTGACGCGGCGCTCCTGACCGGCGGATACCCACGCATTTTCGATCAGCAACTTGACCCCGCGGATTGGCTGCGATCCTACGTGGCGACTTATATCGAACGCGACGTCCGCACCATCGCCAACGTGGGCGATCTCACTGCATTCCAGCGCTTTCTCGAACTTTGCGCCGGCCGTACCTCGCAGTTGCTCAACTACTCCTCGCTGGCTGATGACTGCGGCGTGTCCCAACCGACCGCCAAGGCTTGGCTCAGCATATTGGAGACCAGTTTCGTGGTGTTTCGTCTGCCGGGGTTTCACGCGAATCTGCGCAAGCGCCTGGTGAAGATGCCCAAGCTGCACTTCTACGACACGGGGCTTCTTTGCTGGATACTCGGCATCCGTACCCCCGAGCAACTTCGCGCACATCCTCTTCGCGGTGCGATTTTCGAGACCTGGGTGGTTTCCGAGATCGCCAAAAGCCGCGCGAACCGGGGCGAGACGAGGGGCCTTTCGTTCTACCGGGATCGCAACGGGGCCGAAGTCGATCTCGTCATCGAGGACCCGTCCGGCGTCACCCTGGTGGAAGCCAAGTCGGCCGAGACGCCGTCGTCCGCTCTCTTTGGGGGCACCCGCAGGGTCCGGAGCCATCTCGCGGGATTGGGCCGGCCCTGCTCCGTGCTGGTGGCCTACGGGGGCAACCAAACGCAGGAGCGTTCGGACGGCAGTCTCGTACCTTGGGAGAGGCTGTACGAGTTCGACCTCTGA
- a CDS encoding MFS transporter, with protein MTGARPGSLALLYSTVLLMSLGHGMVFPTIPLLAASFGVSAGLAVQVVTAHALGRTVVLIPAGLLIDRYGAKAAMLAGSALVLCGAFTTAVTPWFVLLFLGQFLAGVGDSVWSMAREVSGVEMVEQRQRGRLLSGFMGVKSAGTAIGPVLGGIVAQWVGFRAVFLSYAGAAALVLVTALLARRDTVRGRVGKIAWWGKVSDVLPHLRATFVVLVIATFSMQMYRTTLQGMLPLFAGVELGFSAAQVGSLFGVSGLFVLLMILPAGFITDRVGRKYASVPSTALPGIAFLALPFAATLPQLVAIMVLIGLAQGMSLGALSVSTYDVIPESARGRLQGLRRTVGESGAVMGPLVGGWLADAFSAGRAFLFYAPILLGAAAGLAFVARETLGRE; from the coding sequence ATGACGGGCGCACGGCCCGGCAGTCTGGCTCTCCTGTACAGTACGGTCCTGCTCATGAGCCTGGGGCACGGCATGGTGTTCCCGACCATTCCGCTGCTGGCGGCCTCCTTCGGCGTGTCGGCCGGCCTGGCCGTGCAAGTGGTCACCGCCCACGCCCTGGGACGCACCGTCGTGCTCATTCCCGCGGGCCTGCTCATCGACCGCTACGGCGCCAAGGCCGCCATGCTGGCGGGAAGCGCCCTGGTGCTGTGCGGCGCCTTCACCACCGCGGTCACGCCCTGGTTCGTGCTGCTCTTCCTCGGGCAGTTCCTCGCCGGCGTGGGCGACAGCGTGTGGAGCATGGCGCGGGAGGTGTCCGGCGTCGAGATGGTGGAGCAGCGCCAGCGCGGACGGCTCCTGAGCGGCTTCATGGGGGTCAAGTCCGCGGGCACCGCCATCGGCCCGGTGCTGGGCGGCATCGTCGCCCAGTGGGTGGGTTTCCGCGCGGTCTTCCTGTCGTACGCGGGCGCCGCCGCGCTCGTGCTCGTGACCGCGCTCCTGGCGCGCCGCGACACGGTTCGCGGCAGGGTCGGCAAGATCGCCTGGTGGGGAAAGGTGTCGGACGTGCTGCCGCATCTGCGCGCCACCTTCGTCGTGCTGGTGATCGCCACTTTCAGCATGCAGATGTACCGCACCACCCTGCAAGGCATGCTGCCGCTCTTCGCCGGCGTGGAGCTGGGCTTCTCCGCCGCGCAAGTCGGGAGCCTCTTCGGCGTCTCTGGCCTGTTCGTTCTGCTCATGATCCTGCCCGCCGGGTTCATCACCGACCGCGTGGGCCGCAAGTACGCCAGCGTCCCCAGCACCGCGCTCCCGGGTATCGCGTTCCTGGCCTTGCCCTTCGCCGCGACCCTGCCACAACTGGTGGCCATCATGGTGCTCATCGGCCTCGCCCAGGGCATGTCCCTGGGGGCGCTGTCGGTGTCCACCTACGACGTCATTCCCGAGAGCGCCCGGGGCAGGCTCCAGGGCCTGCGCCGCACCGTGGGCGAGTCCGGCGCCGTCATGGGTCCGCTGGTGGGCGGCTGGCTCGCCGACGCCTTCAGCGCGGGCAGGGCGTTCCTCTTCTATGCCCCCATCCTCCTGGGCGCCGCCGCCGGGCTGGCGTTCGTGGCAAGGGAGACGCTGGGGCGGGAGTGA
- a CDS encoding methyltransferase domain-containing protein: protein MAQITDPLRQHDWNSPEYVEDWAQRQRRNETLRARQFALMAELVPFDGDAAFRFMDVGCGYGALSKYLLETFPGATAVCHDGSAAMADLGGQRMKELEGRFEYVVSDFSKKDWSRVAEGEFDLVVSCNAIHNVRVGDVIKDIYEEIFGRLRSGGRFFNLDRGSATMEDQVAWFRSAGFQDVTCHQKSSGLSLYGGAKP from the coding sequence ATGGCACAGATCACCGATCCGTTGCGGCAACACGATTGGAACTCTCCAGAATACGTCGAGGATTGGGCTCAGCGCCAGCGGCGCAACGAGACTCTGCGGGCGCGGCAGTTCGCGCTCATGGCCGAGCTGGTGCCGTTCGACGGCGACGCGGCGTTTCGGTTCATGGACGTGGGGTGCGGCTACGGCGCCCTCAGCAAGTATCTCCTGGAGACTTTCCCCGGCGCTACGGCGGTGTGCCATGACGGCTCCGCGGCCATGGCGGACCTGGGCGGCCAGCGCATGAAGGAGCTCGAAGGGCGGTTCGAGTACGTCGTCTCCGACTTCAGCAAGAAGGACTGGAGCCGCGTGGCCGAGGGCGAGTTCGACCTGGTGGTGTCGTGCAACGCCATCCACAACGTCCGCGTGGGGGACGTCATCAAGGACATCTACGAGGAGATCTTCGGGCGCCTGCGCTCGGGCGGGCGCTTCTTCAACCTCGATCGCGGCTCGGCCACGATGGAGGACCAGGTCGCGTGGTTCCGGAGCGCCGGCTTCCAGGACGTGACGTGTCACCAGAAAAGCTCCGGCCTCTCCCTTTACGGGGGGGCCAAACCCTGA
- a CDS encoding UbiD family decarboxylase: protein MTSAPRDVEAALNLRTFIDRLKQAGKLKEVREAHWNLEIGALTEISAEAEERSALLFDSIPDFPQGYRVLSNVLRSPESDALALGMPPDVRGMELVRSMKGRLQNLEPIPPAEIGESPLLENVAFDGDVDVLKFPTPKWHADDGGRYIGTFTATVCRDPDTGYVNVGTYRVQVHDENTMGVWMIPGKHGDLIARKYWARGESCPVAVVCGLPPGMMTASAVGIPWNMSEYDFLGGLLETPVPVIKGSRTGLPVPAFADIVFEGHIPPPEQETHEEGPFGEWPGYYASGSRQAPVVKVEAVYHRDDPIITGDPPLRTFLNSETHKYIRSANIWSSLERAGIPEVQGVWFPRQGRFMVTVAIKQRYSGHAKQAGYGVLATRDGGRDVRMVIVVDEDVDITNMGEVLWAMSTRWDPRSDSEILDVAASILNPRLSPEDKQRRELTSSCMVVDACRPYSWKDAFPKISAVSAEYKAEVRAKWADRL, encoded by the coding sequence ATGACAAGCGCACCCAGGGACGTCGAGGCCGCCCTCAACCTCAGGACCTTCATCGACCGTCTCAAGCAGGCGGGAAAGCTCAAGGAGGTGCGGGAGGCGCACTGGAACCTGGAGATCGGCGCGCTCACCGAGATCAGCGCGGAAGCGGAAGAGCGCTCCGCGCTCCTGTTCGACTCCATTCCGGATTTTCCCCAGGGCTACCGCGTCCTGAGCAACGTCCTGCGCTCGCCCGAGTCCGACGCCCTGGCCCTGGGCATGCCGCCGGACGTGCGCGGCATGGAACTGGTGCGGTCCATGAAGGGACGGCTGCAGAACCTCGAGCCCATCCCGCCCGCGGAGATCGGCGAGTCCCCGCTGCTCGAAAACGTCGCCTTCGACGGCGACGTCGACGTGCTCAAGTTCCCGACCCCCAAGTGGCACGCGGACGACGGCGGACGCTACATCGGCACGTTCACCGCCACCGTGTGCCGCGATCCCGATACCGGCTACGTCAACGTCGGCACGTACCGCGTGCAGGTCCACGACGAGAACACGATGGGCGTGTGGATGATTCCCGGAAAGCACGGCGATCTCATCGCCCGCAAGTACTGGGCGCGGGGCGAGAGTTGCCCGGTGGCCGTCGTATGCGGGCTGCCGCCCGGCATGATGACCGCGAGCGCCGTGGGCATTCCCTGGAACATGAGCGAGTACGACTTTCTCGGCGGCCTGCTGGAGACCCCGGTGCCGGTCATCAAGGGGAGCCGGACGGGCCTCCCGGTGCCGGCCTTCGCGGACATCGTGTTCGAAGGCCACATTCCGCCGCCCGAGCAGGAGACCCACGAGGAGGGACCGTTCGGCGAGTGGCCGGGATACTACGCCTCGGGGTCGCGGCAAGCCCCGGTGGTGAAGGTGGAGGCCGTCTATCACCGCGACGACCCCATCATCACCGGCGATCCCCCACTGCGGACCTTCCTCAACAGCGAAACCCACAAGTACATCCGCTCGGCCAACATCTGGTCGTCCCTGGAACGCGCCGGCATCCCCGAGGTGCAGGGCGTGTGGTTCCCGCGCCAGGGACGGTTCATGGTGACCGTGGCCATCAAGCAACGCTACTCGGGCCACGCCAAGCAGGCGGGGTACGGCGTCCTCGCCACGCGCGACGGCGGGCGCGACGTGCGCATGGTCATCGTGGTGGACGAGGACGTGGACATCACCAACATGGGCGAGGTGCTGTGGGCCATGTCCACGCGTTGGGACCCCCGGAGCGACTCCGAGATCCTCGACGTGGCCGCGAGCATCCTGAACCCGAGGCTTTCGCCGGAAGACAAGCAGCGCCGGGAGCTGACCAGCTCCTGCATGGTCGTGGACGCATGCCGGCCCTACAGTTGGAAGGACGCCTTCCCCAAGATCTCGGCCGTGAGCGCCGAGTACAAGGCCGAGGTCCGGGCAAAATGGGCGGACCGGCTGTGA